A window of the Myxococcales bacterium genome harbors these coding sequences:
- a CDS encoding serine/threonine protein kinase, with amino-acid sequence MVQPGQILAGKFQVERVLGEGGMGVVVAAQHLQLGQLVALKFLHREALQNATVTERFLREARAIVKLKSEHVGRVIDVGTLEDGAPYIVMEYLDGCDLQQFLLQHTRLPLGQAVDFVLQASEAVAEAHSLGIIHRDLKPANMFLTTSADGVAMVKVLDFGISKATGDSEDFSLTRTAMVMGSPGYMSPEQLRSARDVDVRTDVWALGVILYELVTGLAPFAAETITELTLKVAMDPVPPMPVDVPPAFAAVVNKCLAKDPTQRYSSIAELAAALVPFGGPSAHQQAQRIARVQAGLATNLLRSGVLPVPTSPTTLSATASASSTGGATSGKRYGIMIGAAVAAVAIVVAVVIAMSGGKGDGAGAGAARQPDPGSAAGTDVGAAAATGSATGSNMATGSGSAAGSGSGSDIATGSGSGSDIATGSGSGSDIATGSGSGSDIATGSGSGSDMAAGSGSDMAAGSGSGSGSGSGSAKRGGHRRGSGSAAGSGSGSEDFSGSRH; translated from the coding sequence GTGGTGCAGCCCGGCCAGATCCTCGCAGGCAAGTTCCAGGTCGAGCGCGTGCTCGGCGAGGGCGGGATGGGGGTCGTCGTCGCGGCGCAGCACCTGCAGCTGGGCCAGCTGGTCGCGCTCAAGTTCCTGCACCGCGAGGCGCTCCAGAACGCGACGGTGACCGAGCGGTTCCTGCGCGAGGCCCGGGCGATCGTCAAGCTCAAGAGCGAGCACGTCGGCCGGGTGATCGACGTCGGCACGCTCGAGGACGGCGCGCCGTACATCGTCATGGAGTACCTGGACGGCTGCGACCTGCAGCAGTTCTTGCTCCAGCACACCCGGCTGCCGCTCGGACAGGCGGTCGACTTCGTGCTGCAGGCGTCCGAGGCCGTGGCCGAGGCCCACTCGCTGGGCATCATCCACCGCGACCTCAAGCCCGCGAACATGTTCCTGACCACCAGCGCTGACGGCGTCGCGATGGTCAAGGTGCTCGACTTCGGCATCTCCAAGGCCACCGGCGACAGCGAGGACTTCTCGCTGACCCGGACCGCGATGGTGATGGGCTCGCCGGGCTACATGTCGCCCGAGCAGCTCCGCAGCGCCCGCGACGTCGACGTGCGCACCGACGTCTGGGCGCTGGGCGTCATCCTGTACGAGCTGGTGACGGGGCTGGCGCCGTTCGCGGCCGAGACCATCACCGAGCTGACCCTCAAGGTCGCGATGGATCCGGTCCCGCCGATGCCCGTCGACGTGCCGCCGGCGTTCGCCGCGGTCGTCAACAAGTGCCTCGCGAAGGATCCGACCCAGCGCTACAGCTCGATCGCCGAGCTGGCCGCGGCGCTGGTGCCGTTCGGCGGGCCCAGCGCCCACCAGCAGGCGCAGCGCATCGCGCGGGTCCAGGCCGGCCTGGCCACGAACCTGCTCCGGAGCGGCGTGCTGCCGGTGCCGACGTCGCCGACGACGCTGTCGGCGACCGCGAGCGCGAGCAGCACCGGCGGCGCGACGTCGGGCAAGCGGTACGGGATCATGATCGGCGCGGCGGTGGCCGCGGTCGCGATCGTGGTCGCGGTGGTGATCGCGATGAGCGGCGGCAAGGGCGATGGCGCCGGCGCCGGCGCGGCCCGGCAGCCCGATCCGGGGAGCGCGGCGGGCACGGATGTCGGCGCGGCCGCGGCGACGGGCTCGGCGACGGGCTCGAACATGGCCACCGGTTCCGGATCGGCGGCGGGGTCGGGCTCCGGCTCGGACATCGCGACCGGGTCGGGCTCCGGCTCGGACATCGCGACCGGGTCGGGCTCCGGCTCGGACATCGCGACCGGGTCGGGCTCCGGCTCGGACATCGCGACCGGGTCGGGCTCCGGCTCGGACATGGCCGCGGGCTCGGGCTCAGACATGGCCGCTGGCTCGGGCTCGGGCTCGGGCTCCGGCTCGGGCTCGGCGAAGCGCGGCGGGCATCGCCGCGGCTCGGGCAGCGCCGCGGGCAGCGGCAGCGGGTCCGAGGACTTTTCGGGCTCGCGCCATTGA